From the Streptomyces pluripotens genome, one window contains:
- a CDS encoding pyridoxal phosphate-dependent decarboxylase family protein: METSPWEEELETAAAQLAKLLSEGAVDQADPRNFAHQVPVPSKAALLGLFMGAVYQQNQAARELSPVTSSLEDQVIESYARMLGLGQEAWGYLCSGGTSASLHAVWTHTKRAGESSVDLICSRATHVSVERIAGALKGVRLQRLDCDAHERIDVGAVAQAVKGSLVAGRLPVVVATCGTTGAGQIDPVADLVELRRTTPFVLHVDGAWGGFLATLTTTGRLGRSTRDVAALAHADSIGIDPHKMASMPVGCGVILYRDPELRELVHRQSPYVFVEGRGHSYGQLSLTMSRNGMYASAHWLQNQVCPLTAEGLGSDVEQILEGARTLADEMERAGMRLLFEPTVGIVVCVPARATMSETNAVVLQVAAECLWHDERPTQSLPTISTYRITAPAVLERIGRETGVVRDTGELHAFRMVVASPPRPGFRPHAMAVARGLTQRCTRLR, from the coding sequence AAAGGCCGCGTTGCTCGGGCTCTTCATGGGGGCGGTGTACCAACAGAACCAGGCCGCCCGAGAACTCTCCCCGGTGACGTCCTCGCTTGAGGACCAGGTGATCGAGTCGTATGCGCGCATGCTGGGGCTGGGGCAGGAGGCGTGGGGGTACCTGTGCTCGGGCGGAACATCAGCGTCCCTGCACGCTGTGTGGACCCACACCAAGCGTGCCGGAGAGTCGTCTGTCGACCTGATCTGTTCACGGGCCACGCATGTGAGTGTGGAGCGGATCGCAGGAGCCCTGAAAGGGGTGCGCCTCCAACGGCTGGACTGCGACGCCCACGAGCGGATCGATGTCGGCGCCGTGGCGCAGGCCGTCAAGGGCTCACTTGTGGCGGGACGGCTGCCTGTGGTCGTCGCCACGTGCGGAACGACCGGTGCAGGGCAGATCGATCCTGTTGCCGACCTCGTCGAGCTGCGCCGGACGACACCGTTCGTGTTGCACGTGGACGGTGCCTGGGGAGGTTTCCTGGCGACGTTGACCACCACGGGGCGGTTGGGGCGCAGCACGCGGGACGTGGCCGCACTCGCGCACGCCGACTCCATCGGCATCGACCCGCACAAGATGGCGTCCATGCCGGTGGGGTGCGGCGTGATCCTGTACCGGGACCCGGAACTGCGGGAGCTGGTGCACCGGCAGAGCCCCTACGTCTTCGTCGAGGGAAGGGGACACAGCTACGGACAACTGTCCCTGACGATGTCCCGCAACGGGATGTACGCGTCAGCCCACTGGTTGCAGAACCAGGTCTGCCCGCTCACGGCCGAAGGACTGGGAAGCGACGTAGAGCAGATCCTGGAGGGCGCCCGCACCCTCGCAGATGAGATGGAGCGGGCCGGGATGCGGCTCCTGTTCGAACCCACCGTAGGAATCGTGGTCTGTGTGCCGGCGAGGGCCACGATGAGCGAAACGAACGCGGTGGTCCTGCAGGTGGCGGCCGAATGTCTGTGGCACGACGAGCGACCCACGCAGAGCCTGCCAACGATCAGTACGTACCGGATCACCGCTCCGGCGGTGCTGGAACGGATCGGCCGTGAAACCGGTGTCGTGCGTGACACCGGCGAACTGCACGCGTTCCGCATGGTCGTGGCCAGCCCCCCGCGCCCCGGATTTCGACCCCACGCCATGGCAGTGGCCCGGGGTCTCACACAGCGCTGCACCAGGCTGCGCTGA
- a CDS encoding phosphatase PAP2 family protein: MSRGAAFRPTGRIGLGAWIVFGALTVLVTVQAGRALGPDATFLSWSVGHRPQAARITARGLTATGTGVVPYALALLAGLVAGRTARHRLRAVGLCVACLAVGQALRYGVMELVHRARPPHADWATHATGYSFPSGHSTTSAIAAGLLIIAVTLRAPRGSASLRVVIACWGASVGLTRIYLGVHWFTDVVGGWLFAMGWLGVCLWSVARWLPEPFIAGPARRFPEGQTEKHAPEDPGR, encoded by the coding sequence ATGAGCCGCGGTGCGGCCTTCCGTCCCACCGGACGCATCGGCCTCGGCGCGTGGATCGTGTTCGGTGCGCTGACCGTGCTGGTCACGGTTCAGGCCGGACGGGCACTCGGGCCGGACGCCACCTTCCTGTCCTGGTCGGTCGGGCACCGTCCCCAGGCGGCACGGATCACGGCCCGCGGCCTGACCGCCACCGGGACCGGCGTCGTCCCCTACGCCCTGGCCCTGCTGGCCGGCCTGGTCGCCGGACGCACGGCACGGCACCGGCTGCGCGCCGTCGGCCTGTGCGTTGCCTGTCTGGCCGTGGGACAAGCCCTGCGGTACGGGGTGATGGAGCTCGTCCACCGCGCCCGCCCGCCGCACGCGGACTGGGCCACGCACGCCACCGGCTACTCCTTCCCCTCGGGCCACAGCACCACATCGGCCATCGCCGCCGGACTGCTGATCATCGCGGTCACCCTGCGTGCTCCGCGCGGATCGGCGTCATTGCGGGTCGTCATCGCCTGCTGGGGTGCGTCCGTCGGACTGACCCGGATCTATCTGGGCGTGCACTGGTTCACCGATGTCGTCGGCGGCTGGCTGTTCGCCATGGGCTGGCTGGGAGTGTGCCTGTGGTCGGTGGCACGGTGGCTGCCCGAACCGTTCATCGCGGGCCCGGCCCGCCGCTTTCCCGAAGGGCAGACGGAGAAGCATGCGCCCGAAGATCCTGGTCGTTGA
- a CDS encoding response regulator transcription factor → MRPKILVVEDDHALRGVLCRGLVEEDFDPVLAADGAAALRLTSADVTAAILDVGLPDADGRDVCQAMRANGFHAPVIFLTARHRLTDRLSGFSAGGDDYLPKPFHLAELAARLRAALRRATPRPAATADGLVLDAVGHNATVHGVPLALSPTEFRLLATLAAGEGAFVRRRALIRAGWPEGAHVLDNTLDQYLTRLRRKLREAGSGLTIGTARGIGHRLS, encoded by the coding sequence ATGCGCCCGAAGATCCTGGTCGTTGAGGACGACCACGCCCTGCGAGGGGTGCTGTGCCGAGGTCTGGTGGAAGAGGATTTCGATCCTGTCCTCGCCGCCGATGGTGCCGCCGCCCTGCGGCTGACCAGCGCCGATGTCACGGCGGCCATCCTGGACGTCGGGCTGCCGGACGCGGATGGCAGGGACGTGTGCCAGGCCATGCGCGCCAATGGCTTCCACGCTCCGGTCATCTTCCTCACCGCCCGGCACCGGCTCACCGACCGACTGTCCGGATTCTCTGCCGGAGGTGACGACTACCTGCCCAAACCGTTCCACCTGGCCGAACTCGCGGCCCGTCTGAGAGCCGCGCTTCGCCGGGCCACACCGCGGCCGGCGGCCACGGCGGACGGCCTCGTCCTGGACGCGGTCGGGCACAACGCAACCGTGCACGGTGTCCCTCTCGCCCTGTCCCCGACGGAATTTCGCCTCCTGGCCACTCTCGCCGCCGGAGAGGGGGCCTTCGTACGCCGCCGCGCGCTGATCCGGGCGGGCTGGCCCGAAGGAGCGCACGTCCTCGACAACACCCTGGACCAGTACCTGACCCGGCTGCGCCGCAAGCTGCGTGAGGCGGGCAGCGGCCTGACCATCGGCACGGCACGCGGAATCGGACACCGGCTGTCATGA